The window CAACCAGTCAGTGCCCCTCCGCGCGCACACGATCCGCGATACCCAGTGTCAGCGCCTCCGCCCGGTCCTCGAGGTTCCATTTCCCGTCGCGGTAGGCGTGGTTGCTGATCCAGAACACGAGGACGTCGTCGCGCAGGGACCGGCTCAGGAGCCCCAGGGACCAGTCGTTGCCGCCGTCGTGCCAGGCGAGAGGGCCGTGCGGGGTGTCGCGAATGCTCGAGCCGTATCCGTACGAGTTTTCTGATCCCGGCTCTGGTACGCGAGGTTCGAAGAGCTTGTCCCTGGCCCGCGTCGGCAGGATCTCGTCGCCCAGGAGCGCATGGTGCCAACGGAGCATGTCCTGGGCGGTGGAGAGCATGCCGCCGTTGCCGCGCAGGTTCCAGTACGGTCCGTCGGCGGCCCAGGGGTGATCGAAGGGCCTGCCCTTGCTGCGCCCCTTGCTGTCGTACTCCACCGCGATCAGGTGCCGCGGCCAGCGGGGCAGCACGTATCCGGTCTGTTCCATCCCGGCCGGGGCGAACAGGTGCCGGGCGAGGAACCGTTCGTAGGTCTCCCCGGACGCCTCCTCGACGATCGCGGCGAGCAGGCTGTAGCCGGTGTTGGAGTAGTGGAACTCCTTGCCCGGCGCGGACCGCAGCTTTGACGACAGGGCTCGGCGCACCAACTCCTCCCGCGACAAGGGGTCGTAGTCATCGCCGAGCGCCTCGACCAGACCCGACGTGTGCGTGAGCAGGTGCTCGATCGTGATGCCGCGCTTGTCCTCGGGCACGGGCCGCCCGCCTCCGAGGAACCGGCTGATCGGATCGCTCACCCGGAGCCGTCCCATCACCTCCAGCTTTACGACCGCGGCCGCGGTGAACTGCTTCGTGATCGACATGACGTCGTACACGGTCAGGCAGCTCGCGGGGGTGCCGGCGGCTCGGTCCGCCGTTCCGAATCCGCCGCAGTACGCGAGCCGGTCGCCGCGGGCGGCGATCACGGTGCCACTGGGCCCGGCGAGCAGGGTACGGCGGAGGAAGTCGGCGACCGACTCTCCGTCACGGGGCTGGGACTTGGGGGCGGGCACCGCCGACTCCCCGACAGCGGGCCCTTGGGCGCATCCACCAAGCATGAGCAGAACAGCGACGGCAGGGGCGATGGTCGTACGGCGGCGCCGGGACAGAGTCGTACCCATGTGACCTCCAACATCGGGAATCCGCCCCGAGGTTGACCACCACTGTCGCCGTCCCTCAAGCCATTATGGTGTTCGAGCTTGTGCGAGCCCGTGTACGTCCAGGTCAACAGGGGGGACCACGATGACCACACCACCACCCACACCGGTCGACACGGACGCGGCCGCCTTCGTGGCTGCGCTCCGCCGCCTCAAGGCGTGGTCGGGCCTCAGCTACCGCCAACTGGAACGCCGCGCGAGGGAAGCCGGCCATACCCTGCCCTACTCCACGGCATCGACCATGCTCGGCAGGGACCGGCTGCCCCGTGAGGAGTTGGTCGCCGCGTTCGTGGCGGCCTGCGGGGTGCGCGCGGACGAGGCGGAGGCGTGGCTGGATGCACG of the Streptomyces sp. NBC_00287 genome contains:
- a CDS encoding serine hydrolase domain-containing protein, which translates into the protein MGTTLSRRRRTTIAPAVAVLLMLGGCAQGPAVGESAVPAPKSQPRDGESVADFLRRTLLAGPSGTVIAARGDRLAYCGGFGTADRAAGTPASCLTVYDVMSITKQFTAAAVVKLEVMGRLRVSDPISRFLGGGRPVPEDKRGITIEHLLTHTSGLVEALGDDYDPLSREELVRRALSSKLRSAPGKEFHYSNTGYSLLAAIVEEASGETYERFLARHLFAPAGMEQTGYVLPRWPRHLIAVEYDSKGRSKGRPFDHPWAADGPYWNLRGNGGMLSTAQDMLRWHHALLGDEILPTRARDKLFEPRVPEPGSENSYGYGSSIRDTPHGPLAWHDGGNDWSLGLLSRSLRDDVLVFWISNHAYRDGKWNLEDRAEALTLGIADRVRAEGH
- a CDS encoding helix-turn-helix domain-containing protein, encoding MTTPPPTPVDTDAAAFVAALRRLKAWSGLSYRQLERRAREAGHTLPYSTASTMLGRDRLPREELVAAFVAACGVRADEAEAWLDARVTIACGGRPAKTTITPRNRRFRQPRWALAGAVALALALLGGASAAGAFTDDVEVDDTRTSLHLPRS